Genomic segment of Acidimicrobiales bacterium:
GCACATGGCCGCGTCGCCGGCGGTCATCTTCGTCGGCGGACCCGTGCAGCACGACGCCGTCATATGCCTCGCGCGCTCGCACGGTCATCCCGCCGGCGCTGCACCCCCCGGCGAGTGGAAGCCTGTCACCTCCGACATCGGAACACTCGACCTCGACATGGATCCCGATGTGTTGCAGAGCTCGCTGAGCGAGGTTCGCCTGTTCGCGGGTTACGCGGGCTGGGCGTCGGGGCAACTCGAGGCAGAGATCGCTGCGGGGGCCTGGTGGGTCGTCGACGCGGAGCCCGAAGACGCGTTCTGCGACGATCCCGAACAGCTCTGGAAGTCGGTGCTCCGCCGCCAGCCCGGATCGCTTGCTCTGGTCGCCTCCTATCCCGACGACCCCGCGCTCAACTAAGGCTGAAGAGGCCCGCAGTCAGCTCTAGCTACGCGGACCCCGGATCGCCGCGCGCCGCCTGCCTCTCTCGGACTGGTCGAGAACCACTTTGCGCAACCGGACCGCCGACGGGGTCACTTCGACGCACTCGTCCTCGCGGATGAACTCCAGTGCCTGCTCCAACGACAGGCTCAACGCCGGCACCAGCCTCACCGTCTCGTCGGCCGCGGCGGCGCGCATGTTGGTGAGCTTCTTCTCCTTCGTCGGGTTGACGTCCATGTCCTCCGACCGCGCGTTCTCGCCGACGATCATCCCTTCGTAGACGTCGATGCCCGGTCCGACGAACAACGCCCCGCGCTCCTGCAGGTTGGTCAGCGCGTAGGCGGTGGTCTGGCCGAGCCGGTCCGCGACCATCGACCCGTTCGGCCGGGTGCGCAGTTCCCCGTGCCACGGCTCGTACCCGTCGAACACGTGGTGAAGCTGCCCGGTCCCGCGGGTCTCGGTGAGGAACTCGGTCCGGAAGCCGATCAGCCCACGGGACGGAACCAGCCAGTCCATGCGGCACCAACCCGTGGTGCCGTGGTTGGCCATCGACTCCATCCGGCCCTTGCGCAATGACAGCAGCTGCGTCACCACACCCATGAAGTCCTCGGGCACGTCCACCGAAACGCGCTCCATCGGCTCGTGCAGCTTGCCGTCGATCTCCTTGGTGAGCACCTGCGGCTTGCCGACCGTCAGCTCGAAACCCTCGCGGCGCATCAGCTCGACCAGCACCGCCAGGGCCAGTTCGCCGCGGCCTTGAACCTCCCACGTGTCGGGCCGCTCGGTGGGAAGGACCCTGATGCTCACGTTGCCGACCAGCTCCGCGTCGAGGCGGTTCTTGATCAACCGCGCGGTGAGCTTCGTGCCCGGATGAGCGCCGCCGACGGCGCGCCCAGCCAGCGGCGAGGTGTTGACACCGATCGTCATCGAGATGCTCGGATCGTCGATCGTTATGACAGGCAGCTGCCTCGGGTCGTCCGCGTCGGCGAGCGTGTCGCCGATCATGATCTCGGGGATGCCAGCGACGGCGATGATGTCGCCGGGGCCGGCGCCTTCGGGTGGCGCGTCCACCCGGTCGAGAGCCTCTGTCACGTACAGCTCGGACAGGCGCACCCGTTCGATGGAACCGTCGTGGCGGCACCACGCGACCGACTGGCCCTTCTTCACCCAGCCGTTCCAGATGCGGCACAGCGCGAGCCGCCCGACATAGGGGGAGGCGTCGAGGTTGGTGACGAGAGCCTGGAACGGGTGGCCCTCCTCGTAGGTGGGCGCCGGGATGGTCTCGACCAGCAGGTCGAGCAAGACCTTCAGATCCGGCGTGTCCTCGACGCCGGCGGGATCGAGCGCAGCCTTGCCGGCGCGCGCGTTGCAGTAGACGATCGGGAACTCGATCTGATGCTCGTCGGCACCGAGGTCGATGAACAGCTCGTAGACCGCGTCGATCACTTCGGTTGGGCGCGCGTCTGGGCGGTCGATCTTGTTGATGACGCAGATGACGGGCAGGCGCGCTTCGAGGGTCTTGCGGAGGACGAACCTGGTCTGCGGCAGCGGGCCCTCGCTCGCGTCGACGAGGAGCAGCACCCCGTCGACCATCGTCAGCCCGCGCTCGACCTCGCCGCCGAAGTCGGCGTGCCCGGGGGTGTCGACGATGTTGATCGTGAGGTCGCCGTACTGCACGGCGGTGTTCTTGGCGAGGATGGTGATGCCCTTCTCCCGCTCGAGGTCCATCGAGTCCATGACCCGATCGGCGACCTCCTGGTTGGCCCGGAACGCCCCGGACTGGCGGAGCATGGCGTCGACGAGCGTCGTCTTGCCATGGTCAACGTGCGCCACGATGGCGACGTTGCGGAGATCGGCGCGTTGCATGAGGACTTCCTAGGGGGGAGAAAAGAGCGGCCGGTGCGCTGCTCGAGACCGGCTTTCCAGGGTACCCGAGGACCGGCTCAACGACCCCTTCGGTGCTCCTCCATGCGCTTCCTAATCAACTCCCGCCGGGCTTGCAGGTCGCGGTACGTCATACGCTCGACCTCGGAGCTGACACCGAGTTGCGCCCGCATTCCGTCGAGGTCGATGGCCTGCTGGCGCGGGTCGACGCCGACTTCCGCCGCGATGCGCTCGCCATAACGCTCGGTGAAGTACATGGCGATCTGGGTGACTTCGGAGAAGAGGTCCACGTCGGGCGCCAGTGTTGCCAGCGCGCCGTCGATGAACAGGAGGTCCTTCACGTAGAGCATGAGGACCTTCGGGAAGCGGGCCCCGTAGCCGAGCAGCTTCTTGATCATCTCCCGGATCTCGGCGAGCAGCTCGTCTGGAGTCATCTGGGTCGGGTCTTTTACCGGCTGATCGAGCCCAAGGTCGATGATCACCGAGTCGAGGTCGGTGTCCGGCGGGAGGGCGCCGAGGTCGCGCAGGGCGGCGAGCTGCATCTTGGTGTCGTTGATAGTGCCGCCCATCAACATCCGGAGGAACGCCAGCCGGCGCTGTTCGTCGAGGCGCCCGGTTATGCCGTAGTCCAGCAACGCGATCGTCCCGTCCTTGCGGACGAACAGGTTCCCTCCGTGGAGGTCGCCGTGGAAGACGCCGAACAGAGTGGCGCCCTCGAGGAACTGGATCATCAGCGCCCGGACCACCGCCTCGGTGTCGATCCCGGCGGCCTTCATCCCCTCGACGTCGTCGAAGGAGAACCCGTCGAGGCGCTCCATCACCAGCACCCTCGGCGTTACGAGCGTCGGGTGAGGCCGTGGGACCACGACCGACCTCTGATCGGTGGACGCGAGGACGTGGGCGACGTCGAGCATGTTGTCCGCCTCGAGGCGGAAATCGAGCTCCTCGACGATCGTCTCCGCGAACAGCTCCACCAGCGCCGGCGGGTTCGCCAACGCCGTGACGGGGATCCGCCCGATGAGGAACGGCGCTATCCAGCTCATCGCGGCGAGGTCGGTCCGGACGGTCTCGTTGACGGTCGGCCGCTGCACCTTCACGACGACTTCCTCGCCGGTGCGGAGCTTGGCGGCGTGAACCTGCGCTATGGAGGCGGCGGCGATGGGTTTGCGGTCGAACCACTCGAACACGTCTTCGAGCGGCGAGCGCAGATCGTGCTCCACGACCTCTCGCACGACTTCGAACGTCTCGGCTGGAACCTTGTCACGCAGCAGGCGGAACTCGTTCACCAACTCGGCGGGGAAGAGGCCCTCGCCCGACGAGAGAATCTGGCCGAGCTTGATGTAGGTCGGCCCGAGCGCCTGGAAGGCTGTGCGCAACCGCAGGGACAGGCCCGCCCTCGACAGCTCCGGCCGGCCCAGCTTTCGAGCCTTGCGCCGGTCGAGGAAGTACCAGCCCCCCAGCGCCGCGCCCAGCTTCGCCCCGACCTTCACGACCCTTGCGCCGGGTGGGAGCATGCGCCGGCGCAGAAGCTGCGGCACCTGGGCCGCCGTCCGCTCACGGAGCGCGTCGCACCCCGACCGCCATGCGAGGTTGTCGAGGTCGATCAGCCACGGAGGCGTGGAGCTGAAGCCTCCTACGCTGAGGTCGGCGGGGGGAGCCGGCGTCATCTCTCCCGACGCTAGTGGTGGCGTCCCGGGACGCGACATTCGACTGGCCGCCTCGCCGTCACAGCTAGCATTCGGCCATGTCTCTCAACGCCGGCGAGAAGGCTCCGTCTTTCAACCTGCTCGACCAGTCCGGGACGAAGGTGATGCTCTCGGACTTCAAGGGCCGCAAGGTGTTGGTCTACTTCTACCCCAAGGCCGACACGCCGGGCTGCACCGCCCAGGCGTGCGGTCTGCGCGACATCCTCGGTGACATCGGCGGTGCGGCGGTCGTCGGCATCAGCCCCGACCCACCCGCAAAGCAGCAGAAGTTCGACGACAAGTACGGTCTCGGCTTCCCGCTTCTCGCCGACGAGGACCACTCGGTCGCGGAGGCCTACGGAGTGTGGACCGAGAAGTCGATGTACGGCAAGAAGTACATGGGAATCCTGCGCTCGGCTTTCCTGATCGACGAGAAAGGGAAGCTCGAGGAGGTCTGGTACAAGATCTCTCCGGCGGACACCCCGAAGAACCTGCTCGCCGCGCTCGCGGGGTAGCAGCCCTGGGCGTCAGCTGGCGGGACCCATGACGAGGGTCCCGTTGTGGCCTCCGAACCCGAAGGAGTTGGAGAGTGCCGGCGCCGGCGCCCACACGCGGCCCTCGCCGGTCACGATGTCGATCGGGATCTCCGGGTCCTGCTCGGTCAGCCCGGCAGTCGGGGGGATGAAGCCCCGCTCGATCGTCAATGCCAGCGCCACCGCCTCCAACGACCCGGCCGCCCCCAGCGAATGTCCCGTGATCCCCTTGATCGAGGTGACCGCCGGCCCGGGGGAACCGAACACCTTGACGATCGCCTGAGATTCTGCGAGGTCGTTGGCAGGGGTCGAGGTGCCGTGCGCGTTCACGTGCGTCACCTCGGCCGCACCCACGCCGGCGTCGAGCAGCGCGAGCTCCATGCAAGCGACCGCACCGGTTCCTCCCGGCGCGGGGGCGGTGATGTGGTGCGCGTCGGCCGAGCTGGCCGCGCCGAGGATCTCCGCGTAGATCTTGGCCCCACGCTCGACCGCGCGGTCGTAGTCCTCCAGGACGAGGATCGCGCCGCCCTCACCCATGACGAACCCGTCGCGCTTCGCGTCGAAGGGCATGGATACCCCGCTCGTCGACAGGGCCGTCATGTTCGAGAAGCCGGCAATGCTCGTCTCTGTCATCGCGGCCTCGGCGGAACCGGCGATCACGACGTCGCAGCGGCCGGTGGCCACGAGGCGAGCGCCGTTGCTGACTGAGTGGGTGCCCGCTGCGCAGGCGGTGACGGTCGCCTCGCACGGGCCGCGAAAGCCGTAGCGCATCGAGATGTCGGCAGCCCCGCGGTTTCCCATCATCATCGGCACCAGGAAGGGGCTCACGCGCCGTGGCCCGCGTTCGAGCCGGACAATGATCTGCTCCTCGAGGGTCTCGATGCCGCCCACCCCGGTGCCGACGATCACCCCGATCCTGTCGGGATCCGCCCCGATCGCCGAGACTCCGCCGGCGTCGGATATGGCTTCCTCCGCGGCGACGGCCGCGAACTGCGTGAAGCGGTCCACCCTGCGTATGTCCTTGGGGCCGTAGACCGACGTCGCGTCGAAGTCGACGATCCTGCGGGGGCCGTCGGGCGCCGGCCCGAGGAGCCCCTGCCAGTACGCGTCGCGCCCGACACCGCACGACGACACGACGCCGAGGCCTGTTACGGCGATCCTGCGGCCCTGGACCGCCCCACTGCCGTCAGGAGAAGGGTGGACGGCCAGCATCAGAGCTTGGCGCTGACGAGGTCGAAGGCCTGCCCAACGGTCTGGACGCCTTCGAGCTCTGACTCCTCGACGGTGATCCCGAACTGCTCCTCGAGCGCCATCACCAGCTCCACCAGGTCGAGGCTGTCGGCGTCGAGGTCGTCCGCGAAGCTCGCCTCTGGCTTGACCTTGTCTTCGGGGACCTGGAGAACTTCAACGGCGCACTGCTTGAACTTGTCGAACGCTTCGGCGTTGTCCACGGTTACCTCCGGTGATGGGCTTACAGGGTTTGAGAGATGGGTGATGCTGCGAGGGTCGAGGGCGAATGTAGCGGGCGACTAGGGCTTTCCCCACCGCCAGACGGCGGATGCCCAGGTCATGCCTGCGCCGAACCCGGCCAGCAGGACGAGGTCGCCGTCGTTGAGTCTTCCCGACTCGACGGCGTCTATGAGAGCCAGGGGTATCGACGCCGAGCTCGTGTTACCGGTCTTGTCGATGACCGACGCGACCCGATCGGGTGGGATCCCGAGCCTCGACGCCGCGGCGTCCATGATCCGGATGTTCGCCTGGTGCGGGACGAATAGGGCGATGTCGCCGGCGGTGACCTTCGCGCGCTCCATCGACGCCGTCGCCGAGTCGACGGTCGCACGGACCGCCTTGCGGAACACCTCCTGGCCGTGCATCACCATTCCCGACCCGTGGTCCGCGTAGAGGAGCCGGACCAGATTCCCGTCGACACCGAGATCCCATCCGAGCAGCGAGCTGTCGCCGGCGGTGGCTTCGAGCACCACGGCGCCCGCCCCGTCGCCGAAGAGGAATGCGTTGGTGCGGTCCTCCCAGTTGGTCGCACGGGTGAGGGTTTCGGCGCCGATGAGCAGGACGCGCTCCATGCCGATCGCCACCATGCCGGCCGCGGTTACCAACCCGTAGGTGAACCCGGCGCACGCCGCGTTGACGTCCATGGCGCCACCGGCGATGCCTAGCGCGGCCGATGCGGCGGAGGAGCTCGCGGGGATCAGCTGGTCCGGCGTCGTCGTGCAGAGGATGAGCAGCCCGATCTCGGCGCCTGTGACACCTGCGGACTTCATCGCCTCGCGACCGGCAGCGACTGCGAGGGACGCGGTGGTGCCCAGCCCGTCTTCGGGATGGTGGGGTGGCTGCACGGCGACGAATGGCCCGGTGGCGGCCCGCCTGGTGTGGATCCCGCTCCGTTCGACGATCCACTCGTCGCTCGTCTCGAACAGGGTCATGATGTCCTGGTTCGTGACGACTCGATCCGGCAGGGCGGTCCCCCAACCGGTGATCGCGGCGCCGCTCATGACGCGTGCAACCATGCGATGGGCTGGCCGGTCTGCACCCTTTCGCCGGGATGGGCAAGCGTCCCCTCCAGGCGCCCGGCGAACGGCGAGCGAACCTCGACTCCCGACACCATCCCGAGCAGAGTGCCGACTTGGATGCCGCTGCCGGGGGAGAGGTCGGTCTCGCTCGCCGGCTCGAATACCCCGGGGCCGGGGCTGATCACGACTCGTTCGGATACGTACAAGTGCTCTCCTTGGTGGCCGGTGGCGAAGGCGTGCATGGCGGCGCTGCCCGAGACGGCCTCGACGAGCCGGTCGAGATCTGCAGGGTCCGACACAGTCAGGACGGTGGCGCTCGGGATCGTCCGACGGATCATCACGGCCAGCGAATCGCCGGCCCCGAGCTCGACGAAGAGGCGCTCCGTGTCGGCTCCGCGCTCCGCGAGCCCCCCGAGCCGGAGAACGCTTTGCTGCCAGCGGACCGGGTTGCAGAGCTGGGCGGACAGCAGCCGAGGCCACTCGGCGCCTGCCTCGTGGTTGCGCCCGTCGACGTTCGCGATGACAGGTATGTCGCTGTCGTGGAAGGTCGCCGAGGACAACGCCTTGCGAAGATGGCCCCTCGCCATCTCCATGCAAGGGGTGTGAAAAGCGCCGGCGGCGTCCACTGGCGTCACCTTGCGGGCGCCCATGCCCACGGCGATCGCCCCCGCGAGCGCTACCAGGTCGGGTTCGCCGGCGATGACGGACTCGTCGGGGCCGTTGTAGTTCGCCAGCCACACGTCGCCGTCAGCAAGCCGGCACGCGATGTCGACGGTGTCCGCGTCACAACCGCTCACCACCGCCATCACACCGCGCCGCGCTTCGGCGGCCTCCTGCATGGCCGCGCCACGCTCGGCAACCACCCGGATCGACTCCTCGAAACCGAGGATCCCGCTGGCGGCGAG
This window contains:
- a CDS encoding YqgE/AlgH family protein, yielding MELEFVQAGRLLVANPLLPDQNFDRTVVFLIAYNDDDGAIGVVLNRPSETTVAAPLPRWVHMAASPAVIFVGGPVQHDAVICLARSHGHPAGAAPPGEWKPVTSDIGTLDLDMDPDVLQSSLSEVRLFAGYAGWASGQLEAEIAAGAWWVVDAEPEDAFCDDPEQLWKSVLRRQPGSLALVASYPDDPALN
- the typA gene encoding translational GTPase TypA is translated as MQRADLRNVAIVAHVDHGKTTLVDAMLRQSGAFRANQEVADRVMDSMDLEREKGITILAKNTAVQYGDLTINIVDTPGHADFGGEVERGLTMVDGVLLLVDASEGPLPQTRFVLRKTLEARLPVICVINKIDRPDARPTEVIDAVYELFIDLGADEHQIEFPIVYCNARAGKAALDPAGVEDTPDLKVLLDLLVETIPAPTYEEGHPFQALVTNLDASPYVGRLALCRIWNGWVKKGQSVAWCRHDGSIERVRLSELYVTEALDRVDAPPEGAGPGDIIAVAGIPEIMIGDTLADADDPRQLPVITIDDPSISMTIGVNTSPLAGRAVGGAHPGTKLTARLIKNRLDAELVGNVSIRVLPTERPDTWEVQGRGELALAVLVELMRREGFELTVGKPQVLTKEIDGKLHEPMERVSVDVPEDFMGVVTQLLSLRKGRMESMANHGTTGWCRMDWLVPSRGLIGFRTEFLTETRGTGQLHHVFDGYEPWHGELRTRPNGSMVADRLGQTTAYALTNLQERGALFVGPGIDVYEGMIVGENARSEDMDVNPTKEKKLTNMRAAAADETVRLVPALSLSLEQALEFIREDECVEVTPSAVRLRKVVLDQSERGRRRAAIRGPRS
- a CDS encoding AarF/UbiB family protein, whose translation is MTPAPPADLSVGGFSSTPPWLIDLDNLAWRSGCDALRERTAAQVPQLLRRRMLPPGARVVKVGAKLGAALGGWYFLDRRKARKLGRPELSRAGLSLRLRTAFQALGPTYIKLGQILSSGEGLFPAELVNEFRLLRDKVPAETFEVVREVVEHDLRSPLEDVFEWFDRKPIAAASIAQVHAAKLRTGEEVVVKVQRPTVNETVRTDLAAMSWIAPFLIGRIPVTALANPPALVELFAETIVEELDFRLEADNMLDVAHVLASTDQRSVVVPRPHPTLVTPRVLVMERLDGFSFDDVEGMKAAGIDTEAVVRALMIQFLEGATLFGVFHGDLHGGNLFVRKDGTIALLDYGITGRLDEQRRLAFLRMLMGGTINDTKMQLAALRDLGALPPDTDLDSVIIDLGLDQPVKDPTQMTPDELLAEIREMIKKLLGYGARFPKVLMLYVKDLLFIDGALATLAPDVDLFSEVTQIAMYFTERYGERIAAEVGVDPRQQAIDLDGMRAQLGVSSEVERMTYRDLQARRELIRKRMEEHRRGR
- the bcp gene encoding thioredoxin-dependent thiol peroxidase, encoding MSLNAGEKAPSFNLLDQSGTKVMLSDFKGRKVLVYFYPKADTPGCTAQACGLRDILGDIGGAAVVGISPDPPAKQQKFDDKYGLGFPLLADEDHSVAEAYGVWTEKSMYGKKYMGILRSAFLIDEKGKLEEVWYKISPADTPKNLLAALAG
- a CDS encoding beta-ketoacyl-ACP synthase II, which encodes MLAVHPSPDGSGAVQGRRIAVTGLGVVSSCGVGRDAYWQGLLGPAPDGPRRIVDFDATSVYGPKDIRRVDRFTQFAAVAAEEAISDAGGVSAIGADPDRIGVIVGTGVGGIETLEEQIIVRLERGPRRVSPFLVPMMMGNRGAADISMRYGFRGPCEATVTACAAGTHSVSNGARLVATGRCDVVIAGSAEAAMTETSIAGFSNMTALSTSGVSMPFDAKRDGFVMGEGGAILVLEDYDRAVERGAKIYAEILGAASSADAHHITAPAPGGTGAVACMELALLDAGVGAAEVTHVNAHGTSTPANDLAESQAIVKVFGSPGPAVTSIKGITGHSLGAAGSLEAVALALTIERGFIPPTAGLTEQDPEIPIDIVTGEGRVWAPAPALSNSFGFGGHNGTLVMGPAS
- the acpP gene encoding acyl carrier protein, whose translation is MDNAEAFDKFKQCAVEVLQVPEDKVKPEASFADDLDADSLDLVELVMALEEQFGITVEESELEGVQTVGQAFDLVSAKL
- a CDS encoding beta-ketoacyl-ACP synthase III, with the translated sequence MSGAAITGWGTALPDRVVTNQDIMTLFETSDEWIVERSGIHTRRAATGPFVAVQPPHHPEDGLGTTASLAVAAGREAMKSAGVTGAEIGLLILCTTTPDQLIPASSSAASAALGIAGGAMDVNAACAGFTYGLVTAAGMVAIGMERVLLIGAETLTRATNWEDRTNAFLFGDGAGAVVLEATAGDSSLLGWDLGVDGNLVRLLYADHGSGMVMHGQEVFRKAVRATVDSATASMERAKVTAGDIALFVPHQANIRIMDAAASRLGIPPDRVASVIDKTGNTSSASIPLALIDAVESGRLNDGDLVLLAGFGAGMTWASAVWRWGKP
- a CDS encoding ACP S-malonyltransferase → MPAFVFPGQGAEQPGMGAPWTFHPSWEIVEDASAVSGQDFAHLLLDAPAEELAETRNAHLATFIFSLVVLDAVERLGIEPTGVAGHSLGEFTALAASGILGFEESIRVVAERGAAMQEAAEARRGVMAVVSGCDADTVDIACRLADGDVWLANYNGPDESVIAGEPDLVALAGAIAVGMGARKVTPVDAAGAFHTPCMEMARGHLRKALSSATFHDSDIPVIANVDGRNHEAGAEWPRLLSAQLCNPVRWQQSVLRLGGLAERGADTERLFVELGAGDSLAVMIRRTIPSATVLTVSDPADLDRLVEAVSGSAAMHAFATGHQGEHLYVSERVVISPGPGVFEPASETDLSPGSGIQVGTLLGMVSGVEVRSPFAGRLEGTLAHPGERVQTGQPIAWLHAS